ACAAGAACCAGCAGTATATTATCTGTATGTTCttcaaatgcagtatttcagtaaGCTCAAGCTGGATGGCTGAAGAAGGCCTTAGGAATACCACCTTTTAATTGCTGAAGACAGAGGAACTGGATCTGCACCAGTTGTGATTCTAGAATTTAACAATGCCACCTACTGACTGAAAAGACAAATTGCATTCTACATGCAACACGACCACTGACAATTTTATCCATGTCTTAAAAGACCACTGTTGTTATGTGTCTGATGGTAAAAATCAGAATGATTTATTATCAAGTATGAATACCAGTTTTCAGAAGGGTAAGTGCCCTAATCCACCTAAAGCTCCATTGCCCCTTGTAACAATAAGTTGATCAAGTTTCCAATATACGCAGCATTAGTCATGTGGTGTCATTGCTCTGAATGCACTTggcaagcaagaaggaaaaaaagcataggATGTTTTTCCATGGCTTAAGATGGGAACACCCCACTGACTCAGCTTTTGTGCAGACAGCCAGTTTGTGGGAGCTCACAGCCTAAGCTGTcaactttgttgttgttaataGACCTTTCTCAAAATGAATCCATGTTTGGGCTGCCCTGTTATAACACGCCAATTCATATCCCATTTTTGTCATTCTGccagatttgtttttaatctcttatCTTTTGCAgactatatattatttttcatttctgctcctctccttctctACTTTATTCATGTCTCCTGTTGGAGGTATGACTCCTGATTCCTTTTATGCTGCCACCATCTTATTCTATGACACATCACGCCACATATATGCCACGAGCTGTTGCTAAATCAGGGCTCAATATTAAGTGTAGTTTGAAGTGGACAAGAACCTGTAGTTATGCAGTTCCTTAAAACAGAGACTATTTTTCGTTCCTTGGAGAAGGTTACAGCCACATGTAAAAGGTATGCTactaaaggaaaaatagattgTGTGATACAGAGCAGCTagaatgtgctttttatttttatggaaaattagAACTTTCAAAAATACTGGTATGTGTGCAGGTGCTTTTATTTGATTCAGATGGATTGATTCAGTCACTAAAACAGTATCTACACACACTGCAATCAATGCTACAAATATTAGGTCAGTTgccactgggagaaaaaaagttgCACAATACTGTACAACAGTAACATCTTAAAGAATTTCAAAAGATATTCCTCTATAAAAGTGTATGACCAAGACAATTTTCATATTGCACTGGAATTATAATCACATCATAAGACTGATTCATCCAAAAACTAGCTGGACTCTACTGAAATTAACAGTGCTAGAATGGAAATAACCACAAGGAACTCACCAAAACATGTTTAGGGCAGCCATTCAACTCAGGTAGCTGAGTGGTCAGACATGCTAACGGGCCCAAAGCACATATGATTGAATCCAGAAGTACTGACAAACTTCCTGAAACAGCCACCATTCCCTGgaagtaaggaaagaaaagaaaggataggGGTGAGTAGTGGAAATTATGGTTCTTTCACAACTGTATTGATTCTCATGCAGATACACTATCTTCACTCTTGAGCTCCTCTAGTCCACTTTCATTATTTACACAGTAACAAAACTATGCCATGTGCTTCACAGAGAGACTGCTGGctcaaaaaatttaaaaattcagtaggCAACATACTGGTGTAGGAAAAAAGCAGGGAACAGAGGGTCAGAAAGTTGTCAGTTGCATAAAACAATTCCACaattttttgtaatgtaatttcTTTGCCATTTCGTTTCGTCTATTTTGTTAACTACATGAGTCCTAAAGACAATAGTTGTTTTATTACTGAAGTTCAAGGAAATGCTAAGTCTAACAAATGCTTTAGTCATTAATATACTTTCAGGAAATGGAATTTGTTTGTGTGCCTTTCTGCGAAGGGGGAGATTTTACTCCAGTTGTTCCTCTGAAGAATGACCTCAATCGGTCACatcagaaacaaaatgcaagaacatttattttactgctttaaaacaaacaagcacagTGGGATGACATGATCACATTAGCCATAAAATTCAATGATATTATTTGAGCCAAGTATGTGTTCTCCTTACAGGCTGGGCTGAGTTCTGAAAGTGCGTCTGCGTGCATGCATAGAATCACTATCATCTAACAGTAGGAAACCATTAAAATGGTTTAAAtggtagatgtggcacttagggacatggtttagtggtggacttggcagtgttaggttaacggttggacttgatgatcttaaaggtcctttccaacctaaatgattctatgattccaaaaTACATCATCTTCTACGTTACCAGGTAAGTTGAAACAATAGTAGCCCCTATCCATAGCACTGGCAGTACGATACTGCCAGAAAACAACAGGACATGCAAAAACCATCTTGGTAAAGGCCTTCTCTGATGGTTTTCTATGAAGGCTTGAGACAGTAACAAAAACTGGACCAGAGTCTGGCAAAGATAGCAAGGAAGTGCCAGATCCAAGGTGAACACATagtaagaaaatactgaagagtTTGTTGAACTAAGAATTGCCTTCAAGGACCTAGAGCTGCAAAGGACCTGTCTTTCTTTGACACCTACTGTTTACTGAGAaacaaggctttttattttactgaaaacaaaaaacaatgcaTCAAAGAAACATGACACACCATCTCTAATTTCTCTTCCTAACAGAGAAGCATTGACTaaacttttaagtaaaataaaataataatcctcCCCAATCCTGTGCAGATTACATGACATCACTGTGACATCGCTGGTTACCTCTGTTTCCTGCAGTCTGTGTCCAATGAGGCTCAGAGATTCACCCAGCAACTGTAAGTGTGCAGCTACGTCAATAGGATCTGTCTCAGGGACTTTGGCTGGTGAGGAAGACACCACCACAGTGCTGGTGGGGGATTTCTTATGAGGGGAAATCACTCCTGTTGGAGAAGCTGGAAACACACAAATTAAAATTCCATATTCTCTTCTTTCGTTCTTTTACTTACAAGCCTATTTACTTAGTGAAGTTCAAATCTCAAAGGCATGAGATGCTTAAATAGTTCTGTGGACTTGGTCCTGTGGTCTTTGGAGTCAAAACTTTCCTTCTACGTGTACAAAGCACCTACCTCAGCTGAATGCAATTTGGGAGATTTGGTTTGGGAGATCTGATAAACAGAGATGCCAAGCCAAGAACAACCCTTTTTCCTCTAGCAGCAAACTACTCCCACTAGAACTTCCCTGCTGCctcttcttattttaaatttcaatccCTGAACTGTTAAACCAATACCATTCTACAAATTAGACgcagaaatctttttttagaaatgctgaCATCATTCTCACTCTCACAGAAACATTGTTTTTGAGTAACATGATGAGTGAAATGTCAAGACTTGTGAGAAAGCAGGTAGCGGTGTGAAGCAGGAAAGGACCTTTGTTCCTTATTTCACAGGCAACACTATCTTCCCTGTCCAAGAAAGAAGACCAGAGCAAATAAAGTGCAAcaattaccttttatttttggtGCGCCATCTGAAGATGATGCCTTTCTCTTCACAGTGGTGGCCTCTGCTTTATTCTGCTTGTGTTGGAGATATTGAGCTTTCTGTTTCCAGGTCTGCAGTTACCATGGTATGAAAAGAGAGATTCATAACATTAGGTAATTCTGTTACCTGATGCCAGGACCTGGAAGCAGAATGATGTTATGTAGCTAACTGGTAAAGCAATATCATGAGAAGAAAATGGATGCTTTTATGACCACAAGGGCAAGGTTTCCGTACTTTCCATCTTTACATACTTTTTAGCATTTTTCAAGGTACGGTAGCAATGCTGCCAGCATGTTCTGACCTAAGCACCTAGTTTACAGaaatcattttacaaaaacaTCTCACACGCACTCACCAGTTTATCCTTCTCAGGTAGCTGCTTCCACACTTCTGCCAGTTTTTTACTTAGCTCTCCAAAATctggcagaaggaaagaagaaaaatgtttaaaacaaatgtttaaaacaaatgaaatcgTAAAATCATGTGGAGAACATAGGAAATTTACTGGCCCATGCATACACATTTAGGAAGCAACCCATTCCACAACTGGAACTCTCACACTATCCTGAAAATGATTGCCAGTGTGCATTCCCGttcctgtttaaaatgaaaaaagaagctgATACCGGGAATACAAAGTCACACGTGTATATACAGGAAAGTAACACAATGAAGATAACTCTttaagtaaagaaagaaagagctagCAATTTCTTTATCCAGATTCACAGCTTGGTTAATGAAATTAAACGAAACCAATTAAATCAAACAATTAAATCCACTCCTGTCCCCTTTGCCACCTCTTATTCAAAGAAAATTGGCAGATTCTTTGCATTCTGTCAAAATTAAGAGGTTGGTATGAAACAGATGGTATGTTCTGCTAATTAATCCGACCGGTGTATAATCAAGAGAAGGCTAGATTATTCTCTCACCTATTCCAGGGTGCTCAGACACAATAGTTGTACGATATTCCTTACAGAACACTTGATAGGcagacatgtttttcttctttggctagtcagaagaagaaaaggaaacaaagatttttaattataatgACACCTACTCAAATTTAATAAGAATCTGGCATTTAATGGAGACTTAAAAGAAAGATGTGGTGCTTAGATCAGGAAcctaaaaagcagcattttacatGTTCTGGCTGAATTTAGCATTTATGAAAGTACAGGAACCAGCCAGAACCAGTCTTAGTACAAGGCTTATCTTGCAACAACTCTATCAATGTATTTCATTCATAAGTTACAACAACCTGCTGCTCTAAATCCAGGATCAACATACAACTCTGTTAATATACTGtagttttaaaacttaaaatcataaaaaaaatatatctgccATACTATTCACAGTACCTATCATAGATCTGTCAAAAGAATTCAGTCCTCATCATAATGTTTTGTTCCATTCCTTGCATCCTTACAAAACACTTCAAATTGGCAGGAAAATAAGACAGTGTAAGTACATTGACAACAGAGGCATAAGCAGTTGCCAAACTATGGTCAGAGAAAACTTACCAAATAGAACAGAATAATGGCTGAACAAATCTGTGCTATGTCTGCCCATTTCCTGACACAAAGCAACTCGTCTATCTGAACATACAGAAACGGCTTTTCTCCATTTATATACTGACACAGCTATAGTTGTTATCACTGGTAAACTCATTCATATGCTAGCTACCATTTCTCCTACTCATATTTTTATACACTAACCATGGAAAACTGAATTTATGAGTACAGGACAAAACTGGGAATGTGCTAGACTACAAGAACTAGAATTTCGTTTGAATACAGGAGTAAATGGGTAAATATCTTCACTTTTCAGGTTAGAGCTTAATTCCTTTTTACAGGAACCATGATGATCGACTAGATCATTAGTCCAAAAGTCTGCCTGGCAATAGCTAGAAAATGATGCAGTTGTGCTTGGTACATAACCTATACCAAGCAAATTAAGTATAACCTTTTCAAAGAACCTCTATTAGCTAAAGACTGCCTGTGCCACAAAACCAGAATGATATATATTCCTTTTGCTACAAACAGAAATCACAGTGGCTGACACATTTTTCCAAACATGCTTCAGTGAAACCATCGATCCTGGTATTAGCTATCCTTCTGTTTCAATTTAACATGCTTTTGTAATGGAGTGCCTAATTCACCATGACCCATCACCCAATTTCTATTTTCCCTCTAATTTCtccttactttttctctttctctttccttttccttttctctttccttttctttttctctttctttttccttttctctttctctttccttttccttttctctttccttttctctttccttttccttttctctttccttttccttttctctttccttttccttttccttttctctttctttttccttttctctttccttttccttttcccatttctcaGCTTTGTCCTTCtccttgtcttcctttttcctcctcttctcacctTGACCATCTGAGTGAaaaacagcaggaggaggtggaggaagaacATGTGGGGTActgggaggaggtggtggtgacaCTGTTACTTCTGCTACTGCCACAGGAGCATGCCCAGAACTCTTTTTAGACTTAGAGTGCttcttctctctgtgtttctccttgtctttttttttcttacttttttttgacttcttcttcttcttgattTCCCGGTAGGAGTCATCTATCACTAGCTCTCCAGCCTCCAACTCCCCACCAGAAGAGGAACCAGATTCTGGCAGTGCCTCCATACCCGAAATCTCATACTCGCTCCCATGGCCCTCTGAAAAAAGGGAGGTGTCAGCACCAAAACTCTCAGAAGGTGGATGTGGGTCCGGAGGTGGTTTGTGCTTCTTCCGGGATGACTTCAGGAAGCTCTGCAGTTCATGACCCAGCAGGAATGAGCCTTGCTCATCTCGAGCTGATTTCTTTGAAGATTTCtttgcagctgctggtgctgaagAGTAGGAGAAAGAATCATCATCTGCTGCACTACTTTTCTCTTTCGGTGAAAGGATGAGCTTCATCTTCAAGCCATCAGGTTCACGGAGAGTAAGTGTCTCTGTGTTCACGTAgagaggtttcatttttttagatTTGTGGAAGCTGCCATCATCCACCGAGTGCTCCCCACTGCTCCCACTTAGCTTCTTCTTGTGGTgctcctttttgctttcagaatggCCAGAGGCAGAATAGCATGATTTTTCAGAGGTCTTCTTTGAAGACTTTGAGCTTGTGGCCAAAGGTGAGGTGATAGCCTTGAGTAAATCCATGGTTGTGTCAGCTGAGGATGGGCTAgaaactgcttttttcttcttctttgatgGTGGATCCAAAGGCGAAACACCTGAAAAAGATCAAGAGAAATGTACATCAAGATGATTCCCTTAAACACAGCATTACACTAGCCCAAGGAAGCAAAGTGGGAATCCTGCAAGACTTATGATTACAGCTAATAGATTTGCATCCTGGCTTAAACAGAAGATCTCTGAAGCTTGCAGCCAGTTCAGCATGGCCTTACTGATGCAATTCAGGAGCTGTAATGCCCAAGCTGGTCAAATATTTTAAGGCAGGAAGACAGAGTAGGAAAGTTATTGAAGTTTTGTCAAAATCTGTATTCTATTgtgaaataacatattttaatgaaaatgtgtcTTATTGAACCTGAAATTATATCTCAAGTGCAAggttttcttgccatttttaGCCAAGTTGAGACCAATTAATTGAAATCTTTTTGattctgaaaacagattttgacaAAATTTCACCttggctttctcttttctttgggccaaaaataaatcttgaacCTATTAAGCTTTTATGAAACAGAATTGTCATTTTCTGGCCAGCTTATTAATTGTGAGAAtaatgtttctgtatttaaactgaacccaaaagcttttatttttcaccctGATGCattctatttttataaattcagAGAAAGTAACATTATCTGCAATTAAAACTACAGTTTGTAATgcaataggggaaaaaagatatGCAAATGCCAAAAGGGAAGGCACGGGTTAGAAAACTACAACTTGTCAATGAAAAAGGGGGTGGAAGAGCTCTACCCCCAACAATGGCAACTTGTTAAGCTAGACTCTGAAAATATCATTCCCTAATCTTTTGCTGTCTGGTGCTGATCAGCGTCAGGTTTCTGATTACTTCTCCTAAGACGGGTTGATGTACCTTCCCCCCATAAAGTGCTAACCACAAAGCTTGATGACACTGGTTTAACAGTATCCTTTCCTTGAAGTCATGATCTGTTATCCCCTTCCCGTGCTGGATTACTCTTTTACCTCTGTAGCAGAACTCATCCGATgagtgctttctcttctttttgtggGGTTCTGTCCCCGGAAAAAGCTCACTGTCctagaatacaaagaaaaacattgctgACAAACAAGAGAGAAATAATATGAGATTCACATGGATTATTGGCATAGATAATAATTTGTAGGAGATATCAAGAGTTGTTTGTACTACTGTAGCATCAAGGAATCCTAGGTATGAACCAGGATCATTATTCTAGGTGCTAAAACAAGCAAAGGAAACATACTCTGTCCCCAAGAGCCCACAGTGTAGGTTTAAGGTAAGAGACAAAAAACATGGTACAGACAGGTGGGAGAATACAAAAAATGGTATTAGTCAGGACTGGTTTCAGCACATCAGCCACCTAACTGGCATCACGCTTTCTGTAGGCATTGCAGCACAACAGGGCTATAAGGAAACTGAAAGACAGATCTCTATAAGGAGGTACCCCAAGTGAGAGGAGCAACACacaagaaaacttgaaaaagcaCATTTGAAAGTGTTAAGAAATGGGCAATGAAGATCATCTGATGAGTTGATAAAAGACAGACATCTACCTCTTAATAAAGCTAAGAAATAACTAAGCATGCATAGGCTGTCAAGCCTTGAAAATGAAGGTGAGCAGTTCATGTTTAATATgctgaaaaagataaaagaagtgAAAGGAGGTACAGAGAGGTGACAATTAAAATGATGGGCCAAAAAATTGACCTTAATATGTCACGTCACCCAATTA
The genomic region above belongs to Mycteria americana isolate JAX WOST 10 ecotype Jacksonville Zoo and Gardens chromosome 1, USCA_MyAme_1.0, whole genome shotgun sequence and contains:
- the HMGXB4 gene encoding HMG domain-containing protein 4 isoform X1, with protein sequence MAYDDSKKKEEFLESDRSVDDVGLATGRIQREKKRSYKDLLQEEDEIATQDSELFPGTEPHKKKRKHSSDEFCYRGVSPLDPPSKKKKKAVSSPSSADTTMDLLKAITSPLATSSKSSKKTSEKSCYSASGHSESKKEHHKKKLSGSSGEHSVDDGSFHKSKKMKPLYVNTETLTLREPDGLKMKLILSPKEKSSAADDDSFSYSSAPAAAKKSSKKSARDEQGSFLLGHELQSFLKSSRKKHKPPPDPHPPSESFGADTSLFSEGHGSEYEISGMEALPESGSSSGGELEAGELVIDDSYREIKKKKKSKKSKKKKDKEKHREKKHSKSKKSSGHAPVAVAEVTVSPPPPPSTPHVLPPPPPAVFHSDGQGEKRRKKEDKEKDKAEKWEKEKEREKEKEREKEKEKEREKEKEREKEKEREKEREKEKEREREKEKEREKEKEREKEKEREREKPKKKNMSAYQVFCKEYRTTIVSEHPGIDFGELSKKLAEVWKQLPEKDKLTWKQKAQYLQHKQNKAEATTVKRKASSSDGAPKIKASPTGVISPHKKSPTSTVVVSSSPAKVPETDPIDVAAHLQLLGESLSLIGHRLQETEGMVAVSGSLSVLLDSIICALGPLACLTTQLPELNGCPKHVLSNTLDNIAYIMPGL
- the HMGXB4 gene encoding HMG domain-containing protein 4 isoform X2, producing MDLLKAITSPLATSSKSSKKTSEKSCYSASGHSESKKEHHKKKLSGSSGEHSVDDGSFHKSKKMKPLYVNTETLTLREPDGLKMKLILSPKEKSSAADDDSFSYSSAPAAAKKSSKKSARDEQGSFLLGHELQSFLKSSRKKHKPPPDPHPPSESFGADTSLFSEGHGSEYEISGMEALPESGSSSGGELEAGELVIDDSYREIKKKKKSKKSKKKKDKEKHREKKHSKSKKSSGHAPVAVAEVTVSPPPPPSTPHVLPPPPPAVFHSDGQGEKRRKKEDKEKDKAEKWEKEKEREKEKEREKEKEKEREKEKEREKEKEREKEREKEKEREREKEKEREKEKEREKEKEREREKPKKKNMSAYQVFCKEYRTTIVSEHPGIDFGELSKKLAEVWKQLPEKDKLTWKQKAQYLQHKQNKAEATTVKRKASSSDGAPKIKASPTGVISPHKKSPTSTVVVSSSPAKVPETDPIDVAAHLQLLGESLSLIGHRLQETEGMVAVSGSLSVLLDSIICALGPLACLTTQLPELNGCPKHVLSNTLDNIAYIMPGL